One segment of Brassica napus cultivar Da-Ae chromosome C3, Da-Ae, whole genome shotgun sequence DNA contains the following:
- the LOC106443665 gene encoding LOW QUALITY PROTEIN: transcription factor PIL1 (The sequence of the model RefSeq protein was modified relative to this genomic sequence to represent the inferred CDS: deleted 1 base in 1 codon; substituted 1 base at 1 genomic stop codon), with the protein IKLHILDLYETEYDEGFKKNIKNLGGSQVVPVSESQRPQQDEDKKRKNKPSKTESERDVWKRNKRFESSKLMNDSLKSLKNVEVITAPPDEQSIAVGRSAELYFASSSMLSGGTSRDLSCCSLKKRKYGDMEEEESTYLSNSDDGSDDGKTRVTATTRKTVAKKKRSTEVHKLSERKRRNEISKKLCELQDLLPNCYKDDKVSLLDEAIKXMRTLQLQVQMMSMGNGIIPSTSTMLAMGHYSPTGLRMHMGEAATTTSVPQFLPMNLQGTGFSRINEASSQMLSNFLNHHTGLIPNSPIFSPLESCSHQFVVPSCFPGTHSTSFTPFSKSAPTSNLEDAMQFKGSNGY; encoded by the exons ATCAAGTTACATATCTTGGATTTGTATGAGACCGAGTACGATGAGGGtttcaagaaaaacatcaagaatcTTGGAGGTTCGCAAGTTGTTCCTGTGAGTGAGTCTCAACGGCCACAACAAGATGAAGATAAGAAGAGGAAGAATAAGCCCTCCAAGACAGAATCTGAGAGAGATGTTTGGAAAAGGAACAAACGTTTTGAATCATCAAAATTAATGAATGATTCTTTGAAAAGTTTGAAGAATGTTGAAGTTATCACAGCCCCTCCTGATGAGCAATCTATAGCTGTTGGAAGATCCGCGGAACTGTATTTTGCGTCTTCATCGATGCTTTCTGGAGGAACTTCGAGAGATCTA AGTTGTTGTTCTTTAAAAAAGAGAAAGTATGGTgacatggaagaagaagaatcaactTATCTAAGTAAT TCGGATGATGGATCGGATGATGGGAAGACACGAGTTACTGCGACAACAAGAAAGACTGTGGCTAAGAAAAAACGAAGCACAGAAGTCCATAAGTTATCTGAAAGA AAGCGAAGAAATGAGATCAGCAAGAAATTGTGTGAATTGCAGGATCTACTACCTAACTGCTACAAG GATGACAAGGTATCATTGCTGGATGAGGCTATCAAATAAATGAGGACCCTTCAACTTCAAGTTCAG ATGATGAGTATGGGAAATGGAATAATACCATCTACGAGTACGATGTTGGCAATGGGTCATTACTCTCCCACGGGTCTACGAATGCATATGGGCgaagcagcaacaacaacatcagTACCACAATTTTTGCCTATGAACCTTCAAGGAACCGGTTTTTCCCGGATCAACGAGGCCTCATCACAAATGCTAAGCAACTTTCTTAATCACCACACAGGACTAATCCCAAACTCTCCCATCTTTTCTCCACTGGAAAGTTGCTCTCACCAATTCGTCGTGCCTTCATGTTTTCCTGGGACTCATTCTACTTCCTTCACTCCATTTTCAAAGTCTGCGCCGACATCAAACTTAGAAGATGCAATGCAATTCAAAGGAAGCAAtggttattaa
- the LOC106438308 gene encoding B3 domain-containing transcription factor NGA1-like — MMTNLSLAREGEGEEEEEEEEEAEAKKPTEEVEREHMFDKVVTPSDVGKLNRLVIPKQHAERYFPLDSSSNEKGLLLNFEDLTGKSWRFRYSYWNSSQSYVMTKGWSRFVKDKKLDAGDIVSFLRCVGDTERDSRLFIDWRRRPKVPDYPTSTSHFPAGAMFPRFYSFPTATTSTSYNLYNHQQPRHHHSGYCYPQIPREFGYGYVVRSVDQRAVVADPLVIESVPVMMHGGARMNQAAVGTAGKRLRLFGVDMECGESGVTNSTEEESSSSGGSLPRGGASPSSSMFQLRLGNSSEDDHLFKKGKSSLPFNLDQ; from the coding sequence ATGATGACAAATTTGTCTCTTgcaagagaaggagaaggagaagaagaagaagaagaagaagaagaggcagaAGCAAAGAAGCCCACAGAAGAAGTGGAGAGAGAGCACATGTTCGACAAAGTGGTGACTCCAAGTGACGTCGGGAAACTAAACCGACTTGTGATTCCAAAGCAACACGCGGAGAGATACTTCCCTTTAGATTCATCCTCAAACGAGAAGGGTTTGCTTCTAAACTTCGAAGATCTTACAGGAAAGTCATGGAGGTTCCGTTACTCTTACTGGAACAGTAGTCAGAGCTATGTCATGACTAAAGGTTGGAGCCGTTTCGTTAAAGACAAGAAGCTAGACGCTGGAGATATTGTCTCTTTCCTGAGATGTGTCGGAGACACAGAAAGGGACAGCCGCTTGTTTATCGATTGGAGGAGACGACCTAAAGTCCCTGACTACCCGACATCGACTTCTCACTTTCCTGCCGGAGCTATGTTCCCTAGGTTTTACAGTTTTCCGACAGCAACTACTTCCACAAGTTACAATCTCTATAATCATCAGCAGCCACGTCATCATCACAGTGGTTACTGTTATCCTCAAATACCGAGAGAATTTGGATATGGGTATGTTGTTAGGTCAGTAGATCAGAGGGCGGTGGTGGCTGATCCGTTAGTGATCGAATCTGTGCCGGTGATGATGCACGGAGGAGCTCGAATGAACCAGGCGGCTGTTGGAACGGCCGGGAAGAGGCTGAGGCTTTTTGGAGTCGATATGGAATGTGGCGAGAGTGGAGTAACAAACAGTACGGAGGAAGAATCTTCATCTTCCGGTGGGAGTTTGCCACGTGGCGGTGCGTCTCCGTCTTCCTCTATGTTTCAGCTGAGGCTTGGAAACAGCAGTGAAGATGATCACTTATTTAAGAAAGGAAAGTCTTCATTGCCTTTTAATTTGGATCAATAA
- the BNAC03G72390D gene encoding uncharacterized protein BNAC03G72390D yields MASDQSIMINSSSILDEEYDDTDDGFHYQTRQSSLSRLSICTSSFHDDDEDNHTSELGNFISELSLESLDDVGAEADGEISDDGDDSDSDKEPPGFYTLPSIMTRRRRKVNVSTGLEKDNVDGSKCTSVKQRRVSREKSYRGHCFNGVERESDGDGSRNRYGGGGEGELTVLTKVKGGKKSMKMGFEEVKACRDLGFDLEAPSRVSVSARSNRETQTSSGGNSPIANWRISSPGDDPKEVKARLKMWAQAVALASASR; encoded by the exons ATGGCGTCTGACCAGAGCATAATGATCAACTCTTCTTCAATTCTTGACGAAGAGTATGACGATACAGATGATGGGTTTCACTACCAGACAAGGCAAAGCAGTTTGTCTAGGTTATCTATCTGCACGAGCTCCTTCCATGACGACGACGAAGATAACCATACCTCGGAACTGGGTAACTTCATCTCTGAGCTGTCGCTGGAGAGCCTCGACGACGTCGGAGCCGAGGCAGACGGAGAAATCTCGGATGACGGTGACGACTCGGATTCCGATAAGGAACCTCCCGGCTTCTATACTCTCCCATCGATCATGACTCGCCGGAGAAGAAAAGTCAATGTTTCCACTGGCTTAGAAAAAGATAACGTCGATGGCAGTAAGTGTACTTCAGTTAAGCAAAGAAGGGTGTCACGAGAAAAGAGTTATAGAGGTCACTGTTTTAACGGtgtggagagagagagcgacgGAGACGGAAGCCGAAACCGTTACGGTGGAGGAGGGGAAGGAGAGTTAACGGTGTTAACGAAGGTGAAAGGAGGAAAGAAGTCGATGAAGATGGGTTTTGAGGAAGTGAAGGCTTGTAGAGATCTTGGGTTCGACTTGGAAGCTCCTAGTCGGGTCTCAGTATCCGCCCGGTCAAACCGGGAGACTCAGACTAGTAGTGGCGGCAACTCTCCTATTGCCAACTGGCGTATATCTAGTCCTG GAGATGATCCGAAGGAGGTAAAGGCGAGACTGAAGATGTGGGCACAAGCAGTTGCTTTAGCTTCTGCTTCACGTTAA